In one Uloborus diversus isolate 005 unplaced genomic scaffold, Udiv.v.3.1 scaffold_12, whole genome shotgun sequence genomic region, the following are encoded:
- the LOC129232426 gene encoding 26S proteasome non-ATPase regulatory subunit 10-like, which yields MEAAAELLVNADCITDVVDGYRWTPLHHAAECGFVNIVRILLAGRADVNRKNRVGWTPLHYAVFWRKEAAAEALLEAAPECDEPDGWGSTPLHYAAMNGLARTVQSLLSRGARLKLKDEDGHCPLYWALMRGHDGVARVLLATYAWNNIEVHWEEMRLSKDKEERGVRLLSECKVEMREARVEGSRLSLRDLARRHPSRLARRLSDEAIRRLSDRDLLARDFPLLGDLLLVRLGEVRERRALEDRFLRCFPLLCPPLPPTCTDVLLACLADDDLRHFARAAEL from the coding sequence ATGGAGGCCGCGGCAGAGCTGCTGGTGAATGCGGACTGCATCACGGATGTGGTGGATGGCTACAGGTGGACCCCTCTGCATCACGCTGCCGAGTGTGGGTTCGTGAATATCGTCCGTATCCTGCTCGCGGGGAGAGCGGATGTAAATCGGAAAAACAGAGTTGGATGGACGCCCCTCCATTACGCCGTGTTCTGGAGGAAGGAGGCCGCGGCGGAGGCGCTGCTGGAGGCCGCCCCCGAATGCGACGAGCCGGACGGTTGGGGCAGCACCCCCCTGCACTATGCTGCAATGAATGGTCTCGCGCGGACAGTTCAATCTTTGCTGTCGAGGGGTGCGCGTCTGAAGCTTAAAGACGAAGATGGACACTGTCCCCTGTACTGGGCCCTGATGCGTGGACACGACGGTGTGGCGAGAGTGCTCCTGGCGACGTACGCCTGGAATAATATCGAGGTACATTGGGAAGAGATGCGGCTCTCGAAGGATAAGGAGGAGCGCGGCGTCCGGCTGCTCTCCGAGTGCAAAGTCGAGATGAGGGAGGCCCGGGTGGAGGGGTCCCGCCTCTCCCTCCGCGACCTCGCCCGGCGACACCCCTCCCGCCTGGCCCGGCGCCTCTCCGACGAGGCGATCCGGCGGCTCTCGGACCGGGACCTCCTGGCGCGGGACTTCCCGCTCTTGGGCGACCTCCTCCTCGTCCGGCTGGGGGAGGTCCGGGAGAGGAGGGCCCTGGAGGACCGCTTCCTGCGCTGCTTCCCCCTCCTCTGCCCGCCCCTGCCCCCCACCTGCACCGACGTCCTCCTCGCGTGCCTGGCGGACGACGACCTGAGGCACTTCGCCCGGGCCGCGGAGCTCTAG